The proteins below come from a single Lineus longissimus chromosome 5, tnLinLong1.2, whole genome shotgun sequence genomic window:
- the LOC135488173 gene encoding DDB1- and CUL4-associated factor 6-like isoform X3, with amino-acid sequence MDKHRSILWCNDQLSRGFINTQYLYKQTKRNLDFVRRLAVDRKLDVHNGCVNTICWNDVGNYILSGSDDQHLIITNPFTKKVAASIHSGHRANIFSAKFLPNTRDNHIISCSGDGIVCFTNVEREDSYGDHTFDCHLGTAYEVMTVPNDSHTFLSCGEDGTVRWFDLRIKDKCDKPDCREDVMINCRRAVTALGINPLAPYQLAVGCSDSSVRMFDRRMLGTKSTGNYTGRGITGMYSRFTAPNLEGKSHRITSLEFSHDGHEVLVSYSSEYIYLFNMKEDARFQKFSTKEPVAPPSMERLEVREKPTPTTSMCEDVLQVEDDDPDLGPTGAEGAGGSERQPPIKRLRLRGDWSDTGPQARPESERQQSSADRPHTSLMQRMSDMLTRWFDDNNRRQSGPRDPDESPGADNPAGGGNQPAAGGAGSNEGEETDVAPPTSSDGTGDDACATSSLPNLRLPVSQGIPESSSSSDSLSSPSTVVAITPCIEKRLVTVDEDIAEEQSQHDSSTSDITESTPINTVSENITSDSGSTELKEDSVTDNGASPCDQTDTSPSLGQKKQLASSSSCEESASSSTLEVLETINNEVSSIRERILTTDVEPVISLEYSSEGTTASTIKVGFTPSEGVIDIDNEPMQSTSINSRVPPTVSHGAKTEKSQSVDVKSDIISSQYAACSVDIASASSSSQLVTQLPAHSLGTQESLAERSESVRPELGPWETVSAFEMKLGTASPLPESDVTMTSDEICKESDKIISDDKPIMKEIRKNLDSSIKDANSSGPNEHCVVSIDAKTTGECSAKSQGSESETRDLSPMEQGSECLSAMETDSSCEPSVGGHPPLSQEGKGDKEKRKDLVDKNDGCDKDKEADALEGVKSSGVEGAPSGRIERAEDDELDETAGPSGSQEPRQRRIGYSGPPTGNFQLYSSTARRGDDTDDESEDDDVGNHRIRREGGRWATANAVAKRLQRMYRKRQEEREKEEDAMRNVHEPAVKMVYKGHRNARTMIKEANFWGDKYVMSGSDCGHIFIWDRYTAELVMLLEADKHVVNCLQPHPYYPILASSGIDYDVKIWSPSQRDIGFDMESAKEVTKRNEVMLEETRDTITVPASFMLRMLASLNNIRTGRQEERQNEESSSGED; translated from the exons ATGGACAAACATCGCAGTATACTCTGGTGTAATGATCAGCTCTCAAGAGGTTTCATTAACACACAGTATCTGTACAAGCAGACGAAAA GAAATCTAGACTTTGTCCGACGCCTTGCAGTTGACAGGAAACTGGACGTCCACAATGGATGT GTCAACACCATATGCTGGAATGATGTTGGAAATTACATACTGTCGGGCTCAGATGATCAACATTTGATCATCACCAACCCATTCACGAAGAAGGTTGCTGCGTCCATCCATTCTGGTCACCGGGCAAACATTTTCAGTGCAAAGTTTCTCCCTAATACACGGGACAATCAT ATTATCTCTTGTTCGGGGGATGGAATCGTATGCTTCACCAATGTTGAAAGGGAAGACAGCTATGGGGATCATACGTTTGATTGTCACCTTGGAACTGCCTATGAA GTGATGACCGTTCCAAATGATTCGCATACTTTTCTGTCCTGTGGTGAGGATGGGACGGTACGCTGGTTTGATCTTCGCATCAAAGACAAGTGTGACAAGCCAGATTGCAGAGAG GATGTGATGATAAACTGCCGACGGGCCGTAACTGCGCTCGGTATCAATCCTCTGGCACCGTATCAGCTAGCCGTCGGCTGCAGTGACAGCTCAGTGAGGATGTTCGACAGGAGAATGCTCGGCACTAAGTCTACAG GGAATTACACTGGTCGTGGTATCACAGGCATGTACAGCAGATTCACAGCGCCTAACTTGGAAGGCAAATCGCACCGAATCACCTCCTTGGAATTCAGCCATGATGGTCATGAAGTCTTGGTTAGCTACTCATCCGAGTATATCTATCTTTTTAATATGAAG GAAGATGCTAGGTTCCAGAAGTTCAGCACTAAGGAACCAGTGGCTCCTCCAAGTATGGAGCGCCTTGAGGTCAGGGAGAAGCCAACTCCAACCACCTCTATG TGTGAAGATGTGTTACaagttgaagatgatgatcCTGATCTTGGTCCCACTGGAGCTGAGGGTGCTGGTGGGTCCGAGAGACAACCGCCGATCAAACGCCTGCGTCTTCGAGGTGATTGGTCGGACACTGGACCACAGGCAAGACCAGAAAGTGagcgccagcaat CCTCTGCCGATCGTCCTCATACAAGTTTAATGCAACGAATGTCTGACATGTTGACACGATGGTTCGATGACAACAACCGGCGTCAATCCGGACCACGAGACCCTGATGAATCTCCCGGTGCTGACAATCCGGCTGGTGGTGGCAATCAGCCTGCTGCAGGAGGGGCCGGATCAAATGAAGGTGAAGAAACAGATGTGGCACCACCAACTTCAAGTGATGGGACTGGTGATGATGCATGTGCCACCTCGTCACTTCCAAATTTAAGACTTCCCGTTTCGCAGGGTATCCCAGAATCTTCAAGTTCTTCTGACAGTCTTTCTTCTCCAAGCACAGTTGTTGCAATTACTCCTTGCATTGAAAAGCGATTGGTTACAGTTGATGAAGACATTGCCGAAGAACAGAGTCAACATGATAGCTCAACGTCAGATATCACGGAATCGACACCAATTAACACAGTGTCAGAAAACATTACAAGTGACTCAGGTTCCACTGAACTTAAGGAGGACTCGGTTACAGATAATGGAGCATCACCTTGTGATCAAACTGATACTTCACCCTCTCTTGGTCAGAAAAAACAACTAGCTTCGTCGTCGAGTTGTGAAGAATCAGCCAGTTCATCCACCTTGGAAGTTCTAGAAACAATTAACAATGAAGTCAGCTCAATTCGTGAGCGAATCCTCACTACTGATGTTGAACCTGTTATAAGTCTTGAGTATAGTAGTGAAGGTACCACTGCTAGTACAATCAAGGTTGGTTTCACCCCATCGGAAGGTGTCATTGACATCGACAATGAGCCTATGCAATCTACTAGTATTAACTCTCGAGTGCCTCCTACGGTTTCACATGGTGCTAAGACTGAGAAATCTCAATCTGTTGATGTTAAATCGGACATTATTTCAAGTCAATATGCTGCATGCTCTGTGGACATAGCATCAGCATCAAGCTCGTCCCAACTTGTTACTCAGTTGCCTGCCCACTCATTGGGCACTCAGGAAAGTCTTGCTGAGAGGTCAGAGTCTGTCAGACCTGAGCTCGGCCCTTGGGAAACCGTCTCTgcctttgaaatgaaattgggAACTGCTAGTCCACTGCCAGAGTCTGACGTTACCATGACCAGTGATGAAATTTGCAAGGAAAGTGACAAGATTATTTCAGATGACAAACCAATAATGAAAGAGATTAGAAAGAATTTGGACAGTTCTATAAAGGATGCAAATTCCTCTGGTCCAAATGAACATTGTGTGGTATCAATTGATGCCAAAACAACTGGTGAATGCTCAGCAAAGTCCCAAGGGTCAGAGTCAGAGACCAGAGATTTGTCTCCCATGGAGCAAGGAAGTGAATGTCTATCGGCCATGGAGACTGACAGCTCTTGTGAGCCTAGCGTTGGAGGTCATCCGCCTCTTTCACAAGAGGGGAAAGGGGACAAGGAAAAAAGGAAAGATCTTGTTGACAAAAACGATGGCTGTGATAAAGACAAGGAAGCTGATGCACTAGAGGGTGTGAAGTCTTCTGGCGTGGAAGGAGCACCCTCTGGTAGAATTGAGAGAGCAGAGGATGATGAACTTGATGAAACTGCAG GTCCGAGTGGATCCCAGGAACCTCGGCAGAGAAGGATAGGATACAGTGGCCCACCTACTGGAAACTTTCAACTCTACTCTTCAACAGCTCGTCGTGGTGATGACACGGATGATGaaagtgaagatgatgatgttggGAATCACAGAATTCGAAG GGAAGGAGGTCGATGGGCTACCGCCAATGCCGTGGCTAAACGTCTGCAGCGAATGTATCGGAAGAGGCAGGAAGAGCGAGAGAAGGAGGAAGATGCAATGAGGAATGTGCATGAGCCTGCTGTCAAGATGGTCTACAAGGGACATCGCAATGCAAGGACTATG ATTAAAGAAGCTAATTTCTGGGGTGACAAGTATGTGATGAGTGGGTCCGACTGCGGTCACATATTCATTTGGGATCGTTACACAGCTGAGTTAGTCATGTTGCTGGAGGCAGACAAACACGTCGTGAACTGTCTCCAACCACATCCGTATTACCCAA TTCTGGCATCGAGTGGCATAGATTATGACGTGAAGATCTGGAGCCCAAGTCAAAGAGACATTGGCTTTGATATGGAATCAGCTAAGGAG GTGACGAAACGAAATGAAGTCATGCTAGAGGAGACGAGAGACACCATCACAGTCCCTGCCTCATTCATGCTCAGGATGTTGGCGTCCCTGAACAACATTAGAACAG GTCGACAAGAGGAGAGACAGAATGAAGAGAGTAGTTCAGGAGAGGACTGA
- the LOC135488173 gene encoding DDB1- and CUL4-associated factor 6-like isoform X2 translates to MDKHRSILWCNDQLSRGFINTQYLYKQTKRNLDFVRRLAVDRKLDVHNGCVNTICWNDVGNYILSGSDDQHLIITNPFTKKVAASIHSGHRANIFSAKFLPNTRDNHIISCSGDGIVCFTNVEREDSYGDHTFDCHLGTAYEVMTVPNDSHTFLSCGEDGTVRWFDLRIKDKCDKPDCREDVMINCRRAVTALGINPLAPYQLAVGCSDSSVRMFDRRMLGTKSTGNYTGRGITGMYSRFTAPNLEGKSHRITSLEFSHDGHEVLVSYSSEYIYLFNMKEDARFQKFSTKEPVAPPSMERLEVREKPTPTTSMCEDVLQVEDDDPDLGPTGAEGAGGSERQPPIKRLRLRGDWSDTGPQARPETSADRPHTSLMQRMSDMLTRWFDDNNRRQSGPRDPDESPGADNPAGGGNQPAAGGAGSNEGEETDVAPPTSSDGTGDDACATSSLPNLRLPVSQGIPESSSSSDSLSSPSTVVAITPCIEKRLVTVDEDIAEEQSQHDSSTSDITESTPINTVSENITSDSGSTELKEDSVTDNGASPCDQTDTSPSLGQKKQLASSSSCEESASSSTLEVLETINNEVSSIRERILTTDVEPVISLEYSSEGTTASTIKVGFTPSEGVIDIDNEPMQSTSINSRVPPTVSHGAKTEKSQSVDVKSDIISSQYAACSVDIASASSSSQLVTQLPAHSLGTQESLAERSESVRPELGPWETVSAFEMKLGTASPLPESDVTMTSDEICKESDKIISDDKPIMKEIRKNLDSSIKDANSSGPNEHCVVSIDAKTTGECSAKSQGSESETRDLSPMEQGSECLSAMETDSSCEPSVGGHPPLSQEGKGDKEKRKDLVDKNDGCDKDKEADALEGVKSSGVEGAPSGRIERAEDDELDETAGPSGSQEPRQRRIGYSGPPTGNFQLYSSTARRGDDTDDESEDDDVGNHRIRRVTNSLASFSHTREGGRWATANAVAKRLQRMYRKRQEEREKEEDAMRNVHEPAVKMVYKGHRNARTMIKEANFWGDKYVMSGSDCGHIFIWDRYTAELVMLLEADKHVVNCLQPHPYYPILASSGIDYDVKIWSPSQRDIGFDMESAKEVTKRNEVMLEETRDTITVPASFMLRMLASLNNIRTGRQEERQNEESSSGED, encoded by the exons ATGGACAAACATCGCAGTATACTCTGGTGTAATGATCAGCTCTCAAGAGGTTTCATTAACACACAGTATCTGTACAAGCAGACGAAAA GAAATCTAGACTTTGTCCGACGCCTTGCAGTTGACAGGAAACTGGACGTCCACAATGGATGT GTCAACACCATATGCTGGAATGATGTTGGAAATTACATACTGTCGGGCTCAGATGATCAACATTTGATCATCACCAACCCATTCACGAAGAAGGTTGCTGCGTCCATCCATTCTGGTCACCGGGCAAACATTTTCAGTGCAAAGTTTCTCCCTAATACACGGGACAATCAT ATTATCTCTTGTTCGGGGGATGGAATCGTATGCTTCACCAATGTTGAAAGGGAAGACAGCTATGGGGATCATACGTTTGATTGTCACCTTGGAACTGCCTATGAA GTGATGACCGTTCCAAATGATTCGCATACTTTTCTGTCCTGTGGTGAGGATGGGACGGTACGCTGGTTTGATCTTCGCATCAAAGACAAGTGTGACAAGCCAGATTGCAGAGAG GATGTGATGATAAACTGCCGACGGGCCGTAACTGCGCTCGGTATCAATCCTCTGGCACCGTATCAGCTAGCCGTCGGCTGCAGTGACAGCTCAGTGAGGATGTTCGACAGGAGAATGCTCGGCACTAAGTCTACAG GGAATTACACTGGTCGTGGTATCACAGGCATGTACAGCAGATTCACAGCGCCTAACTTGGAAGGCAAATCGCACCGAATCACCTCCTTGGAATTCAGCCATGATGGTCATGAAGTCTTGGTTAGCTACTCATCCGAGTATATCTATCTTTTTAATATGAAG GAAGATGCTAGGTTCCAGAAGTTCAGCACTAAGGAACCAGTGGCTCCTCCAAGTATGGAGCGCCTTGAGGTCAGGGAGAAGCCAACTCCAACCACCTCTATG TGTGAAGATGTGTTACaagttgaagatgatgatcCTGATCTTGGTCCCACTGGAGCTGAGGGTGCTGGTGGGTCCGAGAGACAACCGCCGATCAAACGCCTGCGTCTTCGAGGTGATTGGTCGGACACTGGACCACAGGCAAGACCAGAAA CCTCTGCCGATCGTCCTCATACAAGTTTAATGCAACGAATGTCTGACATGTTGACACGATGGTTCGATGACAACAACCGGCGTCAATCCGGACCACGAGACCCTGATGAATCTCCCGGTGCTGACAATCCGGCTGGTGGTGGCAATCAGCCTGCTGCAGGAGGGGCCGGATCAAATGAAGGTGAAGAAACAGATGTGGCACCACCAACTTCAAGTGATGGGACTGGTGATGATGCATGTGCCACCTCGTCACTTCCAAATTTAAGACTTCCCGTTTCGCAGGGTATCCCAGAATCTTCAAGTTCTTCTGACAGTCTTTCTTCTCCAAGCACAGTTGTTGCAATTACTCCTTGCATTGAAAAGCGATTGGTTACAGTTGATGAAGACATTGCCGAAGAACAGAGTCAACATGATAGCTCAACGTCAGATATCACGGAATCGACACCAATTAACACAGTGTCAGAAAACATTACAAGTGACTCAGGTTCCACTGAACTTAAGGAGGACTCGGTTACAGATAATGGAGCATCACCTTGTGATCAAACTGATACTTCACCCTCTCTTGGTCAGAAAAAACAACTAGCTTCGTCGTCGAGTTGTGAAGAATCAGCCAGTTCATCCACCTTGGAAGTTCTAGAAACAATTAACAATGAAGTCAGCTCAATTCGTGAGCGAATCCTCACTACTGATGTTGAACCTGTTATAAGTCTTGAGTATAGTAGTGAAGGTACCACTGCTAGTACAATCAAGGTTGGTTTCACCCCATCGGAAGGTGTCATTGACATCGACAATGAGCCTATGCAATCTACTAGTATTAACTCTCGAGTGCCTCCTACGGTTTCACATGGTGCTAAGACTGAGAAATCTCAATCTGTTGATGTTAAATCGGACATTATTTCAAGTCAATATGCTGCATGCTCTGTGGACATAGCATCAGCATCAAGCTCGTCCCAACTTGTTACTCAGTTGCCTGCCCACTCATTGGGCACTCAGGAAAGTCTTGCTGAGAGGTCAGAGTCTGTCAGACCTGAGCTCGGCCCTTGGGAAACCGTCTCTgcctttgaaatgaaattgggAACTGCTAGTCCACTGCCAGAGTCTGACGTTACCATGACCAGTGATGAAATTTGCAAGGAAAGTGACAAGATTATTTCAGATGACAAACCAATAATGAAAGAGATTAGAAAGAATTTGGACAGTTCTATAAAGGATGCAAATTCCTCTGGTCCAAATGAACATTGTGTGGTATCAATTGATGCCAAAACAACTGGTGAATGCTCAGCAAAGTCCCAAGGGTCAGAGTCAGAGACCAGAGATTTGTCTCCCATGGAGCAAGGAAGTGAATGTCTATCGGCCATGGAGACTGACAGCTCTTGTGAGCCTAGCGTTGGAGGTCATCCGCCTCTTTCACAAGAGGGGAAAGGGGACAAGGAAAAAAGGAAAGATCTTGTTGACAAAAACGATGGCTGTGATAAAGACAAGGAAGCTGATGCACTAGAGGGTGTGAAGTCTTCTGGCGTGGAAGGAGCACCCTCTGGTAGAATTGAGAGAGCAGAGGATGATGAACTTGATGAAACTGCAG GTCCGAGTGGATCCCAGGAACCTCGGCAGAGAAGGATAGGATACAGTGGCCCACCTACTGGAAACTTTCAACTCTACTCTTCAACAGCTCGTCGTGGTGATGACACGGATGATGaaagtgaagatgatgatgttggGAATCACAGAATTCGAAG GGTAACCAATTCACTTGCTTCGTTCTCGCACACTAGGGAAGGAGGTCGATGGGCTACCGCCAATGCCGTGGCTAAACGTCTGCAGCGAATGTATCGGAAGAGGCAGGAAGAGCGAGAGAAGGAGGAAGATGCAATGAGGAATGTGCATGAGCCTGCTGTCAAGATGGTCTACAAGGGACATCGCAATGCAAGGACTATG ATTAAAGAAGCTAATTTCTGGGGTGACAAGTATGTGATGAGTGGGTCCGACTGCGGTCACATATTCATTTGGGATCGTTACACAGCTGAGTTAGTCATGTTGCTGGAGGCAGACAAACACGTCGTGAACTGTCTCCAACCACATCCGTATTACCCAA TTCTGGCATCGAGTGGCATAGATTATGACGTGAAGATCTGGAGCCCAAGTCAAAGAGACATTGGCTTTGATATGGAATCAGCTAAGGAG GTGACGAAACGAAATGAAGTCATGCTAGAGGAGACGAGAGACACCATCACAGTCCCTGCCTCATTCATGCTCAGGATGTTGGCGTCCCTGAACAACATTAGAACAG GTCGACAAGAGGAGAGACAGAATGAAGAGAGTAGTTCAGGAGAGGACTGA
- the LOC135488173 gene encoding DDB1- and CUL4-associated factor 6-like isoform X1 → MDKHRSILWCNDQLSRGFINTQYLYKQTKRNLDFVRRLAVDRKLDVHNGCVNTICWNDVGNYILSGSDDQHLIITNPFTKKVAASIHSGHRANIFSAKFLPNTRDNHIISCSGDGIVCFTNVEREDSYGDHTFDCHLGTAYEVMTVPNDSHTFLSCGEDGTVRWFDLRIKDKCDKPDCREDVMINCRRAVTALGINPLAPYQLAVGCSDSSVRMFDRRMLGTKSTGNYTGRGITGMYSRFTAPNLEGKSHRITSLEFSHDGHEVLVSYSSEYIYLFNMKEDARFQKFSTKEPVAPPSMERLEVREKPTPTTSMCEDVLQVEDDDPDLGPTGAEGAGGSERQPPIKRLRLRGDWSDTGPQARPESERQQSSADRPHTSLMQRMSDMLTRWFDDNNRRQSGPRDPDESPGADNPAGGGNQPAAGGAGSNEGEETDVAPPTSSDGTGDDACATSSLPNLRLPVSQGIPESSSSSDSLSSPSTVVAITPCIEKRLVTVDEDIAEEQSQHDSSTSDITESTPINTVSENITSDSGSTELKEDSVTDNGASPCDQTDTSPSLGQKKQLASSSSCEESASSSTLEVLETINNEVSSIRERILTTDVEPVISLEYSSEGTTASTIKVGFTPSEGVIDIDNEPMQSTSINSRVPPTVSHGAKTEKSQSVDVKSDIISSQYAACSVDIASASSSSQLVTQLPAHSLGTQESLAERSESVRPELGPWETVSAFEMKLGTASPLPESDVTMTSDEICKESDKIISDDKPIMKEIRKNLDSSIKDANSSGPNEHCVVSIDAKTTGECSAKSQGSESETRDLSPMEQGSECLSAMETDSSCEPSVGGHPPLSQEGKGDKEKRKDLVDKNDGCDKDKEADALEGVKSSGVEGAPSGRIERAEDDELDETAGPSGSQEPRQRRIGYSGPPTGNFQLYSSTARRGDDTDDESEDDDVGNHRIRRVTNSLASFSHTREGGRWATANAVAKRLQRMYRKRQEEREKEEDAMRNVHEPAVKMVYKGHRNARTMIKEANFWGDKYVMSGSDCGHIFIWDRYTAELVMLLEADKHVVNCLQPHPYYPILASSGIDYDVKIWSPSQRDIGFDMESAKEVTKRNEVMLEETRDTITVPASFMLRMLASLNNIRTGRQEERQNEESSSGED, encoded by the exons ATGGACAAACATCGCAGTATACTCTGGTGTAATGATCAGCTCTCAAGAGGTTTCATTAACACACAGTATCTGTACAAGCAGACGAAAA GAAATCTAGACTTTGTCCGACGCCTTGCAGTTGACAGGAAACTGGACGTCCACAATGGATGT GTCAACACCATATGCTGGAATGATGTTGGAAATTACATACTGTCGGGCTCAGATGATCAACATTTGATCATCACCAACCCATTCACGAAGAAGGTTGCTGCGTCCATCCATTCTGGTCACCGGGCAAACATTTTCAGTGCAAAGTTTCTCCCTAATACACGGGACAATCAT ATTATCTCTTGTTCGGGGGATGGAATCGTATGCTTCACCAATGTTGAAAGGGAAGACAGCTATGGGGATCATACGTTTGATTGTCACCTTGGAACTGCCTATGAA GTGATGACCGTTCCAAATGATTCGCATACTTTTCTGTCCTGTGGTGAGGATGGGACGGTACGCTGGTTTGATCTTCGCATCAAAGACAAGTGTGACAAGCCAGATTGCAGAGAG GATGTGATGATAAACTGCCGACGGGCCGTAACTGCGCTCGGTATCAATCCTCTGGCACCGTATCAGCTAGCCGTCGGCTGCAGTGACAGCTCAGTGAGGATGTTCGACAGGAGAATGCTCGGCACTAAGTCTACAG GGAATTACACTGGTCGTGGTATCACAGGCATGTACAGCAGATTCACAGCGCCTAACTTGGAAGGCAAATCGCACCGAATCACCTCCTTGGAATTCAGCCATGATGGTCATGAAGTCTTGGTTAGCTACTCATCCGAGTATATCTATCTTTTTAATATGAAG GAAGATGCTAGGTTCCAGAAGTTCAGCACTAAGGAACCAGTGGCTCCTCCAAGTATGGAGCGCCTTGAGGTCAGGGAGAAGCCAACTCCAACCACCTCTATG TGTGAAGATGTGTTACaagttgaagatgatgatcCTGATCTTGGTCCCACTGGAGCTGAGGGTGCTGGTGGGTCCGAGAGACAACCGCCGATCAAACGCCTGCGTCTTCGAGGTGATTGGTCGGACACTGGACCACAGGCAAGACCAGAAAGTGagcgccagcaat CCTCTGCCGATCGTCCTCATACAAGTTTAATGCAACGAATGTCTGACATGTTGACACGATGGTTCGATGACAACAACCGGCGTCAATCCGGACCACGAGACCCTGATGAATCTCCCGGTGCTGACAATCCGGCTGGTGGTGGCAATCAGCCTGCTGCAGGAGGGGCCGGATCAAATGAAGGTGAAGAAACAGATGTGGCACCACCAACTTCAAGTGATGGGACTGGTGATGATGCATGTGCCACCTCGTCACTTCCAAATTTAAGACTTCCCGTTTCGCAGGGTATCCCAGAATCTTCAAGTTCTTCTGACAGTCTTTCTTCTCCAAGCACAGTTGTTGCAATTACTCCTTGCATTGAAAAGCGATTGGTTACAGTTGATGAAGACATTGCCGAAGAACAGAGTCAACATGATAGCTCAACGTCAGATATCACGGAATCGACACCAATTAACACAGTGTCAGAAAACATTACAAGTGACTCAGGTTCCACTGAACTTAAGGAGGACTCGGTTACAGATAATGGAGCATCACCTTGTGATCAAACTGATACTTCACCCTCTCTTGGTCAGAAAAAACAACTAGCTTCGTCGTCGAGTTGTGAAGAATCAGCCAGTTCATCCACCTTGGAAGTTCTAGAAACAATTAACAATGAAGTCAGCTCAATTCGTGAGCGAATCCTCACTACTGATGTTGAACCTGTTATAAGTCTTGAGTATAGTAGTGAAGGTACCACTGCTAGTACAATCAAGGTTGGTTTCACCCCATCGGAAGGTGTCATTGACATCGACAATGAGCCTATGCAATCTACTAGTATTAACTCTCGAGTGCCTCCTACGGTTTCACATGGTGCTAAGACTGAGAAATCTCAATCTGTTGATGTTAAATCGGACATTATTTCAAGTCAATATGCTGCATGCTCTGTGGACATAGCATCAGCATCAAGCTCGTCCCAACTTGTTACTCAGTTGCCTGCCCACTCATTGGGCACTCAGGAAAGTCTTGCTGAGAGGTCAGAGTCTGTCAGACCTGAGCTCGGCCCTTGGGAAACCGTCTCTgcctttgaaatgaaattgggAACTGCTAGTCCACTGCCAGAGTCTGACGTTACCATGACCAGTGATGAAATTTGCAAGGAAAGTGACAAGATTATTTCAGATGACAAACCAATAATGAAAGAGATTAGAAAGAATTTGGACAGTTCTATAAAGGATGCAAATTCCTCTGGTCCAAATGAACATTGTGTGGTATCAATTGATGCCAAAACAACTGGTGAATGCTCAGCAAAGTCCCAAGGGTCAGAGTCAGAGACCAGAGATTTGTCTCCCATGGAGCAAGGAAGTGAATGTCTATCGGCCATGGAGACTGACAGCTCTTGTGAGCCTAGCGTTGGAGGTCATCCGCCTCTTTCACAAGAGGGGAAAGGGGACAAGGAAAAAAGGAAAGATCTTGTTGACAAAAACGATGGCTGTGATAAAGACAAGGAAGCTGATGCACTAGAGGGTGTGAAGTCTTCTGGCGTGGAAGGAGCACCCTCTGGTAGAATTGAGAGAGCAGAGGATGATGAACTTGATGAAACTGCAG GTCCGAGTGGATCCCAGGAACCTCGGCAGAGAAGGATAGGATACAGTGGCCCACCTACTGGAAACTTTCAACTCTACTCTTCAACAGCTCGTCGTGGTGATGACACGGATGATGaaagtgaagatgatgatgttggGAATCACAGAATTCGAAG GGTAACCAATTCACTTGCTTCGTTCTCGCACACTAGGGAAGGAGGTCGATGGGCTACCGCCAATGCCGTGGCTAAACGTCTGCAGCGAATGTATCGGAAGAGGCAGGAAGAGCGAGAGAAGGAGGAAGATGCAATGAGGAATGTGCATGAGCCTGCTGTCAAGATGGTCTACAAGGGACATCGCAATGCAAGGACTATG ATTAAAGAAGCTAATTTCTGGGGTGACAAGTATGTGATGAGTGGGTCCGACTGCGGTCACATATTCATTTGGGATCGTTACACAGCTGAGTTAGTCATGTTGCTGGAGGCAGACAAACACGTCGTGAACTGTCTCCAACCACATCCGTATTACCCAA TTCTGGCATCGAGTGGCATAGATTATGACGTGAAGATCTGGAGCCCAAGTCAAAGAGACATTGGCTTTGATATGGAATCAGCTAAGGAG GTGACGAAACGAAATGAAGTCATGCTAGAGGAGACGAGAGACACCATCACAGTCCCTGCCTCATTCATGCTCAGGATGTTGGCGTCCCTGAACAACATTAGAACAG GTCGACAAGAGGAGAGACAGAATGAAGAGAGTAGTTCAGGAGAGGACTGA